The DNA window CCGCAGAACGTGGTGCAGAGCAGCGCCCGGGTGGTCGACGTGTTCCGCAAGGCCGGTGTCGACCTGACGTCGACCACGGCGAACCTGGCGTCCGGCGCGACGGCGTCCGCGTCCTACACGGCGTCCGGCACGACGACGGCCGGCGCGATCGACGGGTTGCCGACCACGTCGCCGCTGTGGGGCAGTTACGGCAGCACCAACGCGACCGACTGGTATGAGATCAACTTCGGTACGACGCGAACTGTTGACGAGGCGTGGGTGTACTTCCGCAACGATCGGGCCGGCAATCGATACCGGCCGCCGACTGCGTACACCGTGCAGTACTGGAACGGCTCCGCATGGGTTGACTCGTCAACTCAAGTCAAGTCACCGGCGGCGCCGCAATCCAATTTCAACAGAGTCAACTTCACCGCTGTCACCACGTCGCGGCTGCGGATCGTGTTCACCCAGCCGTCCGGCAGCGCCAAGGTCGGCCTGACCGAGGTGAAGCTGTACAACCGGGGCACCGTCGCGCCGCCGAACCCCAACGTCGCGTCGTCGGCCACACCGAGCGCGTCGTACACCTCGGCGTGGGAGAGCGTCGCGGCGATCAACGACGGCATCGACCCACCGTCGTCCAACGACACCGTCAACCCGCGGTGGGGGACCTGGCCCAACACCGGCCAGCAGTGGGCCGAGCTGACCTGGCCGTCAGCGGTCACGCTCCAGCGGGCGCAGATCTACTTCTTCGACGACGGTCAGGGCATCGACCTGCCGGCGTCCTGGAAACTGCAGTACTGGAACGGCAGCGCCTATGTGGACGTGCCGTCGCCCAGCGGCTATCCGGTCGCCGCCAATCAATACAACGCCGTCACGTTCGGACGGATCAATACGACCCGCCTGCGGGTCGCGCTGACCAGCGGCAGCGCATCCGTCGGACTGCTGGAGGTCAAGGCGTACGCCAGCTGAGACAGCGGCACTCGTGGGCCGGGGGCGACCCCGGCCCACAACGCCGGGTCACGACCCCGGCCCACAACGCCGGGTCACGGCCCTCGGCCCGACGGGCCGGGTCACGACCCCCGGCCCACGGGCTGCGTCACGCCGGCGAGGTCGTCATCGCCAGCTCGCCGTCCGCCGCCGTCACATAGACCGTGTCCCCGGCGGAGATCGCGCCGGCGAGCAACTTCTCCGACAACTCGTCGTCGAGCAGCCGCTGCACGGTCCGGCGCAGCGGCCGCGCGCCGAACTGCGGCTGGTGACCACGCCCGGCGAGCAGGTCGATCGCCGTGTCGGTCAGCTCCAGGTCGACGTGCTGGGCGCGCAGCCGGGCCCGGCTCTGCTCGACGAGCAGCGTCGTGATCTGGCGCAGCTGCGCGGTGTCGAGACCCTGGAAGAGGATGATGTCGTCGATCCGGTTCAAGAACTCCGGGCGGAACCGCTGACCGAGAAGGCCCATCAACTCCTCGCGGAGATCCTCCACGGACAGCCCGCTCGCGGTCGCGCTGAGGATGCGGTCGGCGCCCAGATTGCTGGTCATGATCACAACGGTGCTGGCGAAGCTGACGGTGCGTCCCTGACCGTCGGTGAGCCGGCCGTCGTCCAGGAGCTGCAGCAACGTGTTGAAGACGTCCGGATGCGCCTTCTCGATCTCGTCGAAGAGCAGCACACTGTACGGCTTACGGCGTACCGCCTCGGTCAGCTGACCGGCGTCGGCGTAGCCGACGTAGCCGGGCGGCGCACCCACCAGGCGGGAGACCGTGTGCCGTTCCTGGAACTCGCTCATGTCGAAACGGATCATCCGGTCCTGGTCGCCGAAGAGCGCCTCCGCCAGGGTGCGGGCCAGCTCGGTCTTGCCGACCCCGGTCGGGCCGAGGAACAGGAACGAGCCGTCCGGCCGCCGCGGATCGGCCATCCCGGCGCGGGCCCGGCGCACCGCCCGGGCGACGGCGCCGACCGCCTCGTCCTGCCCGATGACCCGGCCGTGCAGGTGCGCCTCCAGCGTGAGCAGGCGTTCCTTCTCCTCCCGGCTGACCCGGGAGACCGGGATGCCGGTGCGGCGGGCCACCACCTCGGCGATGTCGACGGCGGTCACCTCCGGCACGATCCCGTCGTTCTCGTCGGCGATCCGGGACAGCTCGTTCTGCGCGATCTCCAGTTCGGTGGTGATCCGCGCGGCGCGGTCGTAGTCCTCCGCGGCCACCGCGCTGTCCCGGTTGCGGCGCAGCTCCGACAGGCGATCCTCGACGCGTCTGGCCGCGGGATCCGGGGTGCGGGCCTTGAGGCGTACCCGTGCTCCGGCCTGATCGATCAGATCGATGGCCTTGTCCGGCAGGAACCGCGACGGGATGTATCGATCGGACAGTTCGGCGGCGGCGACCAGCGCCTCCTCGGTGATCCGCACCTGGTGGTGTGCCTCGTAACGGTCCCGCAGGCCGCGCAGAATCGCCACCGTGTCCTCGACACCCGGCTCGGCGACCAGGATCGGCTGGAAGCGGCGCTCCAGGGCCGGGTCCTTCTCGATGCCGGTGCGGTACTCGTCGACGGTGGTGGCGCCGACGACGTTCAGCTCGCCGCGGGACAGGGCCGGCTTGAGGATGGTGCCGGCGTCCATCGAGGAGTCGCCGGCCGCTCCCGCGCCGACGATCGTGTGCAACTCGTCGACGAAGAGGACGACGCCGGACTCCCGTACCTCGTCGATGACCTTCGTGAGGCGTTCCTCGAACTCACCGCGGTACTTCGCGCCGGCCACCATCCCGGCCAGGTCCAGGGCGACCAGCCGCCGGTTCGCGAGGGTCCGCGGCACGTCGCCGGTCACGATCCGCTGGGCGATCCCCTCGACGATGGCGGTCTTGCCGACACCCGGATCGCCGATCAAAACCGGATTGTTCTTGGTACGCCGGGACAGCACCTCGATCGTCTGTTCCACCTCGTCGGCACGGCCGATCACCGGGTCCAGCGTCCCGTGCCGAGCCTCCTCGGTGAGGTCGCGGCCGTACTCGTCGAGCGTCGGCGTGGTGCTCGGCCGCTGCGGCGCCCGGCTCAGCGGCAGCGTCCGCGGATCGGCGCCGACCAGCCGCCGCAGGATCCGCCCGGCCGGGGTCTCCGGGTTCGCGGCCAGTCCCAGCAGCACGTGCTCGCTGCCGATGTACGTGGAACCGGCCTCCCGTGCCTGCCGGTGCGCGTCGAGCAGCGCGCGTTTCGCCGCCGGGGTCAGGGACAGACCCGGCCCCGCCGCCCGCGCCGGGGTCAGATACTGCCGGACTTCGTCGACCAGCCGGTCCGGGTCGGCGCCGAGCCGCTGCAGCAGTTGCCGGCTCCCCGGCAGCTGCGCGGCCGCGGAGAGCAGGTGCTCGGTGCCGAGGTCCGGGTTGCCGGACTTCGCGGCCTGCTCGGCGGCATGGTCCACGAGATCCCGGGCGTCGCTGGAGAGCAGCCGGGTCAGATCCACCCGCTGAACCGGGCGCTCCGCGCCGAAGAACCGGCTGAAAAGATCATCGAATCCGCTCATCGGAGACATCGACATGGCACTTCCCTTCCCGAAGCCAGCCTCTGCGATCGAGGCTGCCCACCCGGGCCGGATCCGCCATCAGTCGGTTTACTGCTCTGCTCCGATCATCGCGGCGATCCGGGCGGCGTCGCCCCAGGAGAGGGTGAAGCCGGCGCCGCCATGGCCGTAGCAGGCGAAGACCGGACGGCCGTGGCCGGGGACCGGTTCGACGCGGACGCTGGACCGGCCCGGACGCAGACCGGCGGCGCGGGACAGGATGGGCTGGCCGGTCAGCTCGGGGACCAGGGCCCGTGCCCGGCGGAGAATGGCCTCCTCGGTCGCCGGGTCGGGCCGGGTGCTCCAGTCGCCGTGCTCGCCGGTGCCGCCGCAGACCACGTCGTCGCGGCGGGGGACCACGTAGGTGAGGCCGTCCGGGTTGTCCTCGTCGGTGATCCAGTCGGTGAGGCCGGGGTTGGCGAGCCGGACCACCTGGCCACGGATCGGGAAGACGCCGGTGTCGCCGAGGAGTTCGGCCGACCGGATGCCGGCCGCCACGACGACCACCTCGTCGTCGGGCACCGAACGCACGGTCGCGGTTCGGACCCGTACCCCGAGATCGTGAATTGCCGTGCGCAGCCAGGTGAGATAGACGTCGGTCTGGATCAGGGGCACCACGCAGCGCACCCCGTCGGGCCGGATCGTGTGGCCGGGGACGGCGCTGGTCCACGACAGATCGGCGTCGGGGCGGCGGGTGATCACCGTTCCGGTGCGCATGTGGACGCCGGTCTCGGGCACGGCGGCCAGCCGCTGGAACCGCTGGTAGGCGACGGACGCCGACTCCAGGACCGCGGGCGAGCGGCGCACGTCGTGCGGGAACCAGATCGCCGCGGCGACCGCGGACACCCCGGCGGTCGCCGGCTCCGAGGCCAGGATCCGCACGCGGTGGCCGGCCGTCGCCAGCTCGTGCGCGATGCTCATGCCGACCACGCCCGCGCCCACCACCGTTACGCTGCTCACAGGCACCAACCATAATGGTCGATGGGGGTGACGAGATTACCGGCGATCAGCTGCGGCGCATCGAAGCGGCGATCCTCGATGCCTATCGCAGTACGGATGATCTTGAGCGTCTCCTGCTCTTCTTCCTCAATCGGCGGCTGTCGCACCACGCCGACCTGCGCCGGCCGCTGCCGATGGTCGTGTTCCAGCTGATCCAGGCGGCGGAGAGCGAGGGCTGGCTGCGGTCGTTGATCCAGTCGGCGGTCGCGGACCGGCCGGGGAACGGGATGATGCAGGCGCTGGCCGAGCCGAGCGGACCGGCGGCTCCGGACGACCACCGGATGCTGGACACCGCGTTCTTCGACCTCGACCCGATCAAACGCGCGATCGTGGCGGCGAAGCGGCGCGACCGCGGACGGGTGCTCGGGTTCGGGCTGCACAGCGCCGAGGAATCGGTGGTCCGGAAACTGTGCTCGTGGTTGCCGCACTGCCTCGGCGAGACCGAATGCAAGTACTGGCTCAGCCTGCGCCCCGACATGGGCACCGTGGACTACCAGCTCAAGCAGATCCTCGACTACCGGCCCGACCTGGACCTGGCGAACGTGGTCTGCCCGATTCTGATCGACGGGGCGAGCGCGCCGGCCGTCGCCGCGTTCTGGGACGGGATCCGCGGGCACTTCGGGGCGCACGAGTTCACGTTCGTCGCGTTGTTCGTCAACGTGGGCGGCCGGCCGGGCGACTATCCGGACGGTGTCGTGGCGCTGCCGGCCCCGGCCGCCGACGAGACCGACCTGACGCTGTGGGCCCAGCAGATCGTGTCCCGCAAGGGCTGGCCGCCGATGCTCGCCGACTTCTGGGCCACCAAGATCGCCGGCCAGTGCGCCAGCGGCGACGACCTCGACATGCGGCGGCTGTTCGAGGCGATGGACCGTTCGATCCGTGACTTCCGCCGGGCGCCGGTGGAGTTCAGGCAGCACCTTGAGGAGTGGGGGAGCCGTGCAGACCCGTCACCGTGTTGACACCTCGTTGTGGTTCAACCCGGACGAGACGCTTCCGCCGTCCCGGACCGTCCAGGGTGTCACGGTCGAGCAGGAGCCGTACCGGTTCACGCCGCAACTCGCCTCGGCGGTGAACCTGGCGATCAGTCTCGGCCGGCCGCTGCTCGTGCAGGGCGATCCCGGTGTCGGGAAGACGCGGCTGGCGCACGCGATCGCGTACGCGCTCGGGCTGCCCCTGGAACAGGCGCACATCAAGTCCACCAGCAGGGGACGGGACCTGCTCTACCAGTACGACGCGGTACGCCGCCTGCACGACGCGCAGCTGCGCCGGTGGGGCGGCAAGGGGAACGACGCCCGGGAGTACGTCCGGCTCGGCCCGCTCGGGCGGGTGATCGCCCGCGCCCACGAGGGCCACCGGTCGGTGCTGCTGATCGACGAGATCGACAAGGCCGACCTGGACTTCCCGAACGACCTGCTGCGCGAGCTCGACGAGCTGGCGTTCACCGTCGACGAGGTTCCCGGCTGGGGGTACGCCGTGCCACGCGACCGCCCGGATCTGCGGCCGATCATCGTGGTCACCAACAACGAGGAGAAGGCGCTGCCCGGCGCGTTCCTGCGGCGCTGCGTCTTCCACTACATCGAGTTCCCGGACGACCCCGCCGACCTGGACGCGATCCTCACCCTGCACGAGGTGACCCGGCCGGACCTGCGGGAGGCGGTGATCGACATGATCGGCCGGCTGCGGCAGATCGACTTCGCGCGGCGGCCGGGGCTCAGTGAGCTGCTCGACTGGGCCGGGTTCCTGCAGGCCGTCGGGATGCCGGCCGAGGAGGTGGCCGGGCTGCCCTACCCGGAGGCGCTGCTCAAACAGCGCGCCGATCAGGCGCGGGCGGCGGAACGGCTCGGCCGGCGGTGAGTGAGCCCGCGGCAGCGCCCGAGTTCGTGCGGCAGCTCGTCGTGCGGCTGCGGCGGCGCGGGCTGCCGATCGGCGTCGACGACTGTCTGACGCTGCGGGCGGCGCTCTGCGCGGGCTTCGGGATCGCGTCGGCGCGCGAGTTCGAGGTGCTCTGCGTCAGCCTGTGGGCGAAATCGGTCAGCGAGCAGGAGACGATCCGGGCGGTGCTGGCCGCTGTGGACGTCCCGCGGTGGGACGACGTGGTGCCGGTGGAGGCTCCCGGCGCGGTGGCCGAAACCGTGAATGCCGGCAAAGACGCGCCGTCCGAACCGATGGCCGAGACCCCGGTGCCCACCGACACGCCGGCACCCCGCGACCTCCCGACCGTCCACCGCATGACCGGCATGTCCCTGATGCCCCCGAGCACCGGACAATTCGACTCCGGGCTCACCGTGGCCCCGCAGTACCCCCTGACCGCCCGGGAGATCGCCCAGACCTGGCGGCGGCTGCGGCGGCCGGTCCGCTACGGCGCCGCCACCGAGGTCGACGTCGATGCCACGATCGACGGGTACAGCCGTACCGGCGTCTTCACCGGACCGATTCTGATCCCGCCGCGCCGCAACACCGCACGGCTGATGCTGCTCGTCGACCGGAACGGCTCGATGACGCCGTACGGGAACTTCGTTCAGCACCTGGTCCGCGAGATCCACCACGCTGGCCGGCTCGAATCCATCGCCACCTGGTATTTCCACAACCTGCCGAGCACCCGCGCCGACACGTCGCTGCTGCGGGAGCTGCCCGACCCGTTCAGCCCGGAACTCGACCCGATCCTGGCGCGGATCGCCCCGTCGGCCGCGGGACGGCTCTACGCGGACCCGGAGCTGACCGAACCCCGTACCCTCGCCTCGGTGTTGGAAGTGACCCCGCCCGGCACGGTGGCGGTGATCATCAGCGATGGCGGGGCCGCCCGCGGCACGCTGCAGACCGCGCGCCTGGTCGGCACGATCGCCATGATCAAGGCGCTGCGCTGCCCGGTCGCCTGGATCAACCCGGTGCCGGCCCATCGATGGCCCGGCACGACCGCCGAGCAGATCGCCCGGCACGTGCCGATGTCCGAACTCACCGCCGAGGGCCTGCACCGGGCCGTCGACGCGCTGCGCGGCCAGCCCCGCCGCACGGAGCGACCGCTGTGAGCACGTGGACCGGCGCCTCGCCGTCGACGAGCCTGCTCTACCAGGCCCGGACCGCGCTCCCGCCGGGCGCCCTCGACCTGGCCTGCCACGCCGCCGTCCCGGCCGTCCTCGACGTCGGGCTGCTGCACCTGCTGAGGATCAACTTCTTCGTCGACCCGCCGACCGTTCTCGGACACGACGTCGAGGCCGAGCTGCTCAACTCCGCGCTGTTCGCCCCGGCCGGCCCGGGCCTCTACCAGGTCGATCCGCAGCTGCGCGGCCTGCTCCTCGCCGGGCTCGACGCGGCCTACGGCATCGACCGCCTGCGGAAGGTCGCGCTACTCCTGGAGCAGTACACCAACCAGGCCGACCCGTGGCAGCCGCGCGAACTGGAGTACGCCCAGCGCCTCACCGCGCTGAGCATCGTCGAACCGTCACGGGCCGCCGACTGGCTGGCGAACGCGCAACAGCAGGCCGCCGGCCGCGAGACCTTCGGCCAGGACTGGTTCGTCGCCATGCGCGAACGCCTCACCGAGTCACCCGGCGACATGGCCGAGACCTACGCCCGCCTCCTCGATCAGCAGCCGACGCCGGACACCGTCCGCGCCCTCGGCCAGCTCGGCCTCCTGCCGGGCGCCCCCGTCGGCGAGATCGTGGAACGCCTGCGCCACCTCGCGGAGAGCGGCGATGCCGCTGTCGCGGCGATGGCGGTCGAGGTCAGCGACACCCTGCGGCCCCTTTTCCGGTACGGGGTTTCACCCGTCCCGCAGAACGAGGACCGTCACGTCAGCCTCCTGAATCTCCTCGCCCTCGATCCGATGGCATTGGCAGACGTGGTGGGCACCGCCTGGCGCCCGCGCACCAACCGTGACTTCCTCCGCGTCCCGATCGGCGAGACGCCCGCCGGCAAGCCCGTGGACCTCGACCTCAAGGAGGCCGCGCAGCGGGGCATGGGCCCGCACGGCCTGGTGATCGGAGCGGGCGGGTCGGGGCGGCACGAGCTGCTGCGCACGATCGTGACCGCGCTGGCGCTCACGCACACCCCGGACCGGGTGAACTTCCTGCTCGTCGACAGCCGCTGGAACACCACCTTCGGCGCGCTGGCCGACTTGCCGCACACCGCCGGCACGGCCACGGCGCTGATCCCCGACCCGTACCTGATCGATCGTCTGGTGGAGGCCCTCGACGGTGAGCTGAACCGTCGCAAGGACCTGCTCCGGGAGGCGGGGAACTTCGCGAGCGCCCAGGATTACGAGCGGTCGCGGCGGGCCGGGCGGGAGCTCGAGAAGCTGCCGACCCTCGTGGTGATCTGCGACGAGTTCACCGAGCTGCTGTCGGCCGGCCCGGAAACCCTCCGGCAGGTGTTCCGCCGCATCGGGCGCACCGGCCGGGCACTCGGCGTCCACCTGATGCTCTCCGCCCGCCGCCTGACCGAGGAGCAGCTCGGTGACCTGGCGACGTACCTGTCGTACCGGATCGCGCTGCGGACCGACGCGGCGTCGGAGTCCCGCCTGGCGCTGGGGACGACTGAGGCCCATGAGCTGCCGGACGAGCCCGGCACCGGGTATCTCAACGCCGGGCCCGGACCGGCGATCCGCTTCCGGGCCGCCCGCCTGACCGGCCCGATCGCGGATTCCCTGGATACGGTCGTCGACATCCTCCGGAACTCCGGACCGCCGGCCCGGCCGGTGTGGCTTCCGCCGCTGACCCGGCAGGCCGCCCTCGACGAGGCGCTCGGCTCGCTCCGCGTGACATCGGAGCACGGGCTGCACGCCGGCGGGCTGCATGGCGAGCTTCTGCTGCCGATCGCGGTGTACGACCAGCCCCGTCAGCAGCGTCAGGACCTGTTCTGGATCGACCTGTCCGGCGACCGCGGCCATGTCGCGGTGGTCGGCGCGCGCCTCGCCGGGAAGTCGCCCGCCATCCGGACGCTCGTCTACGCGCTGGCTCTCACGCACACGCCACGAGAGATGCAGTTCTACTGTCTCGGTGACCTGGCCGGGTCGGCCGGGGAACTGCGCGCCCTGCCGCACGTGGGCGGGGTGGCCGACGACTACGACACGCACCAGGTGCGCCGGACCGTCCTGTTCCTCGAACAGCTGGTGAGCCAGCGGCAGCACGATCGCGACGACGGCGCCTTCGGGATCGTCTTCCTGATCATCGACGACTGCGCCCTCTTCCGGGAGCGGTTCCCGAACCTCCGGGACGCGGTCGCCGGCCTCGCCGCGGAGGGAGCGGGATACGGTGTCCACCTGATCGTCGCCGCGCGGGACTGGGCCGAGTTCTGGCTGCCCGTGGATGACTTCGGATCGCGGCTGGAACTGCGCCTCGACGACCCGACCACGTCGATCCTGGACCCGCAGGCTGCCCGGAGGGTGCCCCGGCAGGTCGGTCGTGGCATCGTCGCCGCGCCGTCCGGTGCGGTCGTGGACTTCCTCGCCCTCCGACCCGGCCTGAGCGGCGACCAGTGGCCGGACCCGCCGGCCAGGGCGGTGGCCGACGCCTGGACCGGCTCACCGGCGCCGCCGATCCCGATGCTGCCGGATGTTCTGCCCTACTGGATGATCCCGGGCGGCTTCGAACGCATGCGGGTGCCGATCGGCATCGGCGACGAGCGGCTCCAGCAGATCCACATCGACTTCCGCCTGAGTCCGCACTTCCTCGTCACCGGTGACCCGGGCCGGGGCAAGACGTCGTTCCTGCGAGCCCTGGCGGCGACCCTGACCCGCCAGGTCCCGGCCGAGGCCGTCCGTGTCATCCACATCGACCCCATGAACGGCAACGCCGCGCGTCTCATCGCGTCCACGATCGGCATCGTCGAGGAACGGCTGCCCGGCCCCGACGGGAGCCGATATCAGCCGGGTCCGGAGGTGTTCGTCCTCGTGGACGACTACCACGTCCTCGCGGGCGAGCGCAGCCCGCTGCGCCCGCTTGTGCAGCACCTGGTGCACGGCCGTGACATCGGGCTGCACCTGGTGATCGCACACAGGTACACCGACCGGTCCGCGGCCGACCCGGTCCTTCTGCGGTTGCGGGAGCTGAACTCCGCCGCCATGGTTCTCCCCGGACCGAGGACCGAGATGTCGATCTCGGCGGGCTTCGCCGGCCCGATGCCGCGAGGCCGGGGCATCATCAGCGTCCGTGACGAGGAGGTGCAGCTCATCCAGCTCTACCTCCCGCCGACCGGCGAGGATTCGGAGACGTGACGTGGCCATCGACGGCGTGACCGCCCGCCTGCTCAGCGAAGCCCTGCTCGACGCGTTCCTGCCGGACCGCCTCGACCAGATGCTGTTCTACCGGCTCGGCAAGCACCGTCATCGGATCACCATGAAGGCCGACCACGAGTCGATCATCTTCGACCTGATCATGGCGGCCGATGCGGAGGGCTGGCTCCCGCGCCTGGTCACGGCGGCCCGTGAGTCCCGTCCCGCCCATCCGGGCCTGGTGGTGGTCGCCGGGCGCCTGCACCTCACCGCCGACACCGGCGGCCATCTGGAGAGCATCCTCGACACCCGCGCCCCGGACATCCACCCGGCGCGGTTCCGGGCCGCGCTGGGCCTGCTCGAAGGTCAGATCTGCCGGATCGAACGCCGCACACCGACCGGCCCGGCGCCGCTCGGTACCGGCTTCCTGATCGGCCCTGATCTCTGCATGACCAGTTACCACGTGGTACGCCCGCTGATCGACGGCCGGATCGGCAGCGATGACGTGGGGCTGCGGTTCGACTACAAGCACACCGCCACGGCGCTGCCCGGCACGGTCTTCGCGCTCGCCCGTGACTGGCTGGTGGCGTCCGCGCCGAACAGCTCCTTCGAGGACCGTGACGGCGAGTCCGCCGAGCTTCCCGAGCCGGGCGAACTGGACTTCGCGGTCCTCCGGGTGGCCGGTGAACCGGGGGAGCAGCCGATCGGCGTGGACGCCGAACCGGGCGCGGCCCGGCGCGGCTGGATCGAGGCCGTGCACCGCGGCCCGTTGCGCGCCGGCGACGACCTGCTGGTCTTGCAGCACCTCATGGGTGAGCCGTTGCGGCTGGCGTTCGGGCGGGTGTCCGAGCTGAACGGCAACGGCACCCGGCTCAAGCACACCGCGAACACCGAGGCCGGCTCGTCCGGCTCGCCGTGTTTCACTCTCGCGCTGGAGCTCGCCGCGATCCACCAGGCCGGCGACCCCAACCGGGAGTCGTGGCACGTGCCGACCTACAACAGGGCCGTCCCGGCCGCGCCGATCTTCACTGCCTGGCGGGGTTGACCAGTGTTGTCAATACGTCGCGTGTCAACACTGGCTCGTCGATATCGGGATTGACAACAACCCGCATCAACACATCCGGCAGCCGCGGTCAACGTTGTCAACACTTGGCAACGGTGACCACCCGGGCCACCCCGGCCAGCGGAATCGTCTCCAGAGTGCCGTCGTCGGCCCGCCGCACCCGCATCGACCCGTCAGCACGCGAGTTCAGCAGCGTGCCGCAGATGATCGTCTCCTCGGCGGTCGACACCTTGACCAGCGGCGCCGCCGGTTTCGCCTCCGGCAGGAACCAGAGCAACCCGGCCGCCACCGTCAGCAGAGCCAGCGCCACACCCGCCATCCGCACAGCGGTCCGCAGCCGGTCGGCCACCGCCGCGGGCAGCGCCTGCTGATCGGCATGCCAGGCCAGAAGCGCCGTGTCGTCCGCGATCGATCGTTGACGAGGCCAGCCGTAGGCGGCCCGATAGGCGAGGGCGATCGCGACGGCTCCGGACAGGATCGCGAGGGCGACC is part of the Actinoplanes missouriensis 431 genome and encodes:
- a CDS encoding ATP-dependent Clp protease ATP-binding subunit is translated as MSMSPMSGFDDLFSRFFGAERPVQRVDLTRLLSSDARDLVDHAAEQAAKSGNPDLGTEHLLSAAAQLPGSRQLLQRLGADPDRLVDEVRQYLTPARAAGPGLSLTPAAKRALLDAHRQAREAGSTYIGSEHVLLGLAANPETPAGRILRRLVGADPRTLPLSRAPQRPSTTPTLDEYGRDLTEEARHGTLDPVIGRADEVEQTIEVLSRRTKNNPVLIGDPGVGKTAIVEGIAQRIVTGDVPRTLANRRLVALDLAGMVAGAKYRGEFEERLTKVIDEVRESGVVLFVDELHTIVGAGAAGDSSMDAGTILKPALSRGELNVVGATTVDEYRTGIEKDPALERRFQPILVAEPGVEDTVAILRGLRDRYEAHHQVRITEEALVAAAELSDRYIPSRFLPDKAIDLIDQAGARVRLKARTPDPAARRVEDRLSELRRNRDSAVAAEDYDRAARITTELEIAQNELSRIADENDGIVPEVTAVDIAEVVARRTGIPVSRVSREEKERLLTLEAHLHGRVIGQDEAVGAVARAVRRARAGMADPRRPDGSFLFLGPTGVGKTELARTLAEALFGDQDRMIRFDMSEFQERHTVSRLVGAPPGYVGYADAGQLTEAVRRKPYSVLLFDEIEKAHPDVFNTLLQLLDDGRLTDGQGRTVSFASTVVIMTSNLGADRILSATASGLSVEDLREELMGLLGQRFRPEFLNRIDDIILFQGLDTAQLRQITTLLVEQSRARLRAQHVDLELTDTAIDLLAGRGHQPQFGARPLRRTVQRLLDDELSEKLLAGAISAGDTVYVTAADGELAMTTSPA
- a CDS encoding NAD(P)/FAD-dependent oxidoreductase, with protein sequence MSSVTVVGAGVVGMSIAHELATAGHRVRILASEPATAGVSAVAAAIWFPHDVRRSPAVLESASVAYQRFQRLAAVPETGVHMRTGTVITRRPDADLSWTSAVPGHTIRPDGVRCVVPLIQTDVYLTWLRTAIHDLGVRVRTATVRSVPDDEVVVVAAGIRSAELLGDTGVFPIRGQVVRLANPGLTDWITDEDNPDGLTYVVPRRDDVVCGGTGEHGDWSTRPDPATEEAILRRARALVPELTGQPILSRAAGLRPGRSSVRVEPVPGHGRPVFACYGHGGAGFTLSWGDAARIAAMIGAEQ
- a CDS encoding effector-associated domain EAD1-containing protein, with amino-acid sequence MVDGGDEITGDQLRRIEAAILDAYRSTDDLERLLLFFLNRRLSHHADLRRPLPMVVFQLIQAAESEGWLRSLIQSAVADRPGNGMMQALAEPSGPAAPDDHRMLDTAFFDLDPIKRAIVAAKRRDRGRVLGFGLHSAEESVVRKLCSWLPHCLGETECKYWLSLRPDMGTVDYQLKQILDYRPDLDLANVVCPILIDGASAPAVAAFWDGIRGHFGAHEFTFVALFVNVGGRPGDYPDGVVALPAPAADETDLTLWAQQIVSRKGWPPMLADFWATKIAGQCASGDDLDMRRLFEAMDRSIRDFRRAPVEFRQHLEEWGSRADPSPC
- a CDS encoding AAA family ATPase; this encodes MQTRHRVDTSLWFNPDETLPPSRTVQGVTVEQEPYRFTPQLASAVNLAISLGRPLLVQGDPGVGKTRLAHAIAYALGLPLEQAHIKSTSRGRDLLYQYDAVRRLHDAQLRRWGGKGNDAREYVRLGPLGRVIARAHEGHRSVLLIDEIDKADLDFPNDLLRELDELAFTVDEVPGWGYAVPRDRPDLRPIIVVTNNEEKALPGAFLRRCVFHYIEFPDDPADLDAILTLHEVTRPDLREAVIDMIGRLRQIDFARRPGLSELLDWAGFLQAVGMPAEEVAGLPYPEALLKQRADQARAAERLGRR
- a CDS encoding VWA domain-containing protein; this encodes MSEPAAAPEFVRQLVVRLRRRGLPIGVDDCLTLRAALCAGFGIASAREFEVLCVSLWAKSVSEQETIRAVLAAVDVPRWDDVVPVEAPGAVAETVNAGKDAPSEPMAETPVPTDTPAPRDLPTVHRMTGMSLMPPSTGQFDSGLTVAPQYPLTAREIAQTWRRLRRPVRYGAATEVDVDATIDGYSRTGVFTGPILIPPRRNTARLMLLVDRNGSMTPYGNFVQHLVREIHHAGRLESIATWYFHNLPSTRADTSLLRELPDPFSPELDPILARIAPSAAGRLYADPELTEPRTLASVLEVTPPGTVAVIISDGGAARGTLQTARLVGTIAMIKALRCPVAWINPVPAHRWPGTTAEQIARHVPMSELTAEGLHRAVDALRGQPRRTERPL
- a CDS encoding FtsK/SpoIIIE domain-containing protein; this encodes MSTWTGASPSTSLLYQARTALPPGALDLACHAAVPAVLDVGLLHLLRINFFVDPPTVLGHDVEAELLNSALFAPAGPGLYQVDPQLRGLLLAGLDAAYGIDRLRKVALLLEQYTNQADPWQPRELEYAQRLTALSIVEPSRAADWLANAQQQAAGRETFGQDWFVAMRERLTESPGDMAETYARLLDQQPTPDTVRALGQLGLLPGAPVGEIVERLRHLAESGDAAVAAMAVEVSDTLRPLFRYGVSPVPQNEDRHVSLLNLLALDPMALADVVGTAWRPRTNRDFLRVPIGETPAGKPVDLDLKEAAQRGMGPHGLVIGAGGSGRHELLRTIVTALALTHTPDRVNFLLVDSRWNTTFGALADLPHTAGTATALIPDPYLIDRLVEALDGELNRRKDLLREAGNFASAQDYERSRRAGRELEKLPTLVVICDEFTELLSAGPETLRQVFRRIGRTGRALGVHLMLSARRLTEEQLGDLATYLSYRIALRTDAASESRLALGTTEAHELPDEPGTGYLNAGPGPAIRFRAARLTGPIADSLDTVVDILRNSGPPARPVWLPPLTRQAALDEALGSLRVTSEHGLHAGGLHGELLLPIAVYDQPRQQRQDLFWIDLSGDRGHVAVVGARLAGKSPAIRTLVYALALTHTPREMQFYCLGDLAGSAGELRALPHVGGVADDYDTHQVRRTVLFLEQLVSQRQHDRDDGAFGIVFLIIDDCALFRERFPNLRDAVAGLAAEGAGYGVHLIVAARDWAEFWLPVDDFGSRLELRLDDPTTSILDPQAARRVPRQVGRGIVAAPSGAVVDFLALRPGLSGDQWPDPPARAVADAWTGSPAPPIPMLPDVLPYWMIPGGFERMRVPIGIGDERLQQIHIDFRLSPHFLVTGDPGRGKTSFLRALAATLTRQVPAEAVRVIHIDPMNGNAARLIASTIGIVEERLPGPDGSRYQPGPEVFVLVDDYHVLAGERSPLRPLVQHLVHGRDIGLHLVIAHRYTDRSAADPVLLRLRELNSAAMVLPGPRTEMSISAGFAGPMPRGRGIISVRDEEVQLIQLYLPPTGEDSET